In Silurus meridionalis isolate SWU-2019-XX chromosome 29, ASM1480568v1, whole genome shotgun sequence, one DNA window encodes the following:
- the ing4 gene encoding inhibitor of growth protein 4 produces MAAGMYLEHYLDSIENLPFELQRNFQLMRDLDQRTEELKGQIDSLARDYTANARTLSSEQKLSLLRQIQQSYGKCKEFGDDKVQLAMQTYEMVDKHIRRLDTDLARFEADLKEKQIESTDYDSTSSDLRGPKEKKVSRTRSKVKNSDDDCSPKSSQKKVKLTQTTEFSAPAVNFGNVHPSDVLDMPVDPNEPTYCLCHQVSYGEMIGCDNTDCSIEWFHFACVGLTTKPRGKWYCPRCSQERKKK; encoded by the exons ATGGCGGCAGGAATGTATCTGGAGCACTATCTGGACA GTATAGAGAACCTTCCCTTTGAGCTTCAGAGGAATTTCCAGCTGATGCGAGACCTGGACCAGCGGACTGAGG AGTTGAAGGGACAGATCGATTCCCTAGCTCGCGACTACACCGCAAACGCCCGGACACTGTCCTCAGAGCAGAAACTGTCTCTCCTGAGGCAGATCCAGCAGTCCTATGGAAAGTGCAAAGAGTTTGGCGATGACAAGGTCCAGCTGGCCATGCAGACGTATGAGATG GTGGATAAACACATCCGGAGACTGGACACGGATTTGGCCCGCTTTGAGGCCGACCTGAAAGAAAAGCAGATCGAAAGCACAGACTACGATTCTACCTCCA GTGACCTCCGGGGGCCTAAGGAGAAAAAGGTGTCTCGCACCAGGTCAAAGGTCAAGAACTCAGATGATGACTGCAGTCCTAAGAGTAGCCAGAAGAAGGTCAAGCTAACGCAAAC AACTGAGTTCTCCGCTCCAGCTGTGAATTTTGGCAACGTTCACCCCTCAGATGTGCTGGACATGCCCGTGGACCCGAATGAGCCGACGTACTGCCTGTGCCACCAAGTCTCTTACGGGGAAATGATTGGCTGTGACAATACCGAT TGCTCTATCGAGTGGTTCCACTTTGCTTGTGTGGGCCTGACCACTAAGCCCAGGGGAAAATG GTACTGCCCAAGATGTTCACAGGAGCGTAAGAAAAAGTGA